CGCGCAGGCGGTACTTGCTGATGAGAATAAACAGTAATATCAGGTAGTTAAATGACAGTTCAAAAACGCCGACGTACGAGACGTCGGCGTTTTTTTGTGTGCGCCCGGCAGCTTCTGCTTGTGCAGCTATTTTTGCAATACAGAGAAAAACCCCTCCACCGCTCAGCCCTATTTTCAGTTAATCTGTTCAACGCATACGATCTTCACATTGTCCCTGTCGCAGCTCTGCTCAAAAGCGGCAATTGCTTCTCCGTCCTTAGAATTGCAAAGGCCTATATAACCAGTACGATTAGCATCATCCTCCGTCCAATCCTGACAGGTATAACCGGTGACGGTCCTCCATTCATCATCGAGCCCTGTCCATGTCTCAATCTCCTCGGTTATATCCGAGAAAGCATTAGTGAGTTCAGCGATGTTGAAGTTAAAAATTCCCTTGTCTGTAGTCCTGCCGATGACCTTTGTAAGATCCGCCCGCACATACGTGGTATCGGGCAGCAAAACCCAATCGATGTGTTCGGTTGTACCATTTGTCTCGCAATTGCTGGAAGTACACGCGTTACGAGTAACTCCGTTAACGATCATGGCTTTGTATACACCGTTGCCCGGGTAGTTGCTGTCATTCATGCAGAAGGCATCTGCGTTTGATATGGCAAAGTTCGGATCCCCTGCAAATTTTCCAGTGTTGCCGCTGTTCGTCACGAAGATCTTCTGGTAATTGGCTGTAAATTCAGCGGCAAACTCAACGGTACAGTCTTCAGTGATAGGGCCTGTTGTGTAGAGATTGCCTTCCCAACTTCCTGCGGGACATGTTCTGCCCACGGAGTCATAGACGGTATAGCCGTCTTTTGCAGTTACTGTGAACTCGACGCTCTCACCAGAGTTGACGGTCTGGGCTTCACTGGGATTGAGGGTGTCGATGTTATCGTCGCCGGAAGGGGTCACCTGATATTGGACTGTCGCCGCGGCGGTCGTGAATCTCGCCATGAAACCCGTGAAAGACCTGCCTAAGAGGTAGTAAATGTCATCTGTGAGGCATATCGCGTACTGCGCGTCGCCGTCGAGATTCTCCTCGGGCGTCAGGTCGCAGGTCTTCAGCGTGTTGCAGTTAAGCGATGCTCCAAGGGCGTTCGCGGGATCGCAGAGCGCGGGGTCGATATCGGCCTTGAGGACCTGTGCAAGACGGGGAATCGGCACGATGAAGTAGCTATCTTCGGTCACTGTTGACTCGTCTATCGGTATGTCAAATGTGTAGCGAAAGACGCTATTGACGGCGATATTGGTCCTCCCGTCGAGCGTGTTGACCGAGACCGCCTCAGACGGAGGCGTCTCGCTCCCTCCGCAGGAAGCCATGGCAAGCACTGCAAAAAAGATGACAAGAAAACCGAATATTCTTCCTTCCCGCATTCTACACCTCCTATTTTTGC
This genomic stretch from Myxococcales bacterium harbors:
- a CDS encoding DUF1554 domain-containing protein, whose protein sequence is MREGRIFGFLVIFFAVLAMASCGGSETPPSEAVSVNTLDGRTNIAVNSVFRYTFDIPIDESTVTEDSYFIVPIPRLAQVLKADIDPALCDPANALGASLNCNTLKTCDLTPEENLDGDAQYAICLTDDIYYLLGRSFTGFMARFTTAAATVQYQVTPSGDDNIDTLNPSEAQTVNSGESVEFTVTAKDGYTVYDSVGRTCPAGSWEGNLYTTGPITEDCTVEFAAEFTANYQKIFVTNSGNTGKFAGDPNFAISNADAFCMNDSNYPGNGVYKAMIVNGVTRNACTSSNCETNGTTEHIDWVLLPDTTYVRADLTKVIGRTTDKGIFNFNIAELTNAFSDITEEIETWTGLDDEWRTVTGYTCQDWTEDDANRTGYIGLCNSKDGEAIAAFEQSCDRDNVKIVCVEQIN